CCCAAGTCCGACGGCAGAGCCGGCCGCGGCCATGATGAAGCCAAATTTACTGCCCCACTGGTCTCTGTTTTCCGTATTTCCAGCCATTGATTACCACTCCCTCTAAAATATGCCGCGGAATAAATGTCATAAAAACACGATTCAATATGCGGCTCTCCTTATATATCACAAAAGAGTTTACAAAACAAATGTCTGATAAATTAATTATATGTATTACTATTATTTGTTTGCCTATTTTTAGATTAGCCTTTACATTTTATTGCCTTGCTATTAACAGCGTATCTTATGATAGCCTTGCGAATAAACAAAAAACCGCGCATACCTTACGATATGCGCGGTTTTTTAATTTTTAGCGTTCGACCGCCGTGTTTATTCTTCTGATGTCAAGCGCGCGTCCAGTTTCGCTGTCTATGTCGACGACGACTCCCTGGAACTTCACGCCCTCTTCGGATATTTCAAACTTACACGGCGTACCAGTAAGGAACTTCGGAAGCACGGACTGCGCCGTCATGCCGATTATCCCTGCGTGCCCCCCGGTCATTCCGGCGTCCGTCAAGAACGCGGTGCCGCCCGGGAGTATCTCTTCGTCAGCCGTCTGGACGTGCGTGTGCGTGCCCACTACGGCTGAAACTTTGCCGTCAAGGTAGACTGCGAGCGCGCGTTTTTCGGAGGTAGCCTCGGCGTGTATGTCTACAAATATCGAAGGTACGCGACATTCGCGCGCAAGTCTCTCCGCGGTCTGGAACGGGCAGTCAAGCGGAGGCATGAAGGTGCGCCCCTGAAGGCACATGACGCCCAGCTTTTCGCCGTTTTTTTCGTAGACGGCAAAGCCGCGTCCGCGCGTGCCGTCAGGATGGTTGGCGGGGCGCAGCACGGCGGTCTCGCTGTCCAAGAGCGGGATGAAATCCTTTTTATCCCAGACATGGTTGCCGTTTGTCAGTATGTCTATCCCGGAGGAGAAGAGCTCGTTCATCACTTTTTCAGTGAGGCCGAAGCCCCCCGCGCTGTTTTCGCCGTTTGCTATGACGAAGTCAAAGCCGCCAAATTCTTCGCGCAGCTTTGGAATGGCGCGCGCCGCGGCCTCACGGCCGGGACGTCCCATGATGTCGCCGATAAAAAGTATGCGCATCTATACCGCCTACTTCGCGTAGTCTACTGCGCGGGTCTCCCTGATGAGGGTCACCTTTATCTGCCCGGGGTATCTAAGTTCTTCTTCTATTTTTCTCGCTATGTCATACGCCAGCTTCTGCATCTCGCCGTCGTCAGTCACCGTTGGAGCTACCGCGACGCGCACTTCACGGCCCGCCTGGATGGCGAAGGCTTTGCTTACGCCGGAGAAGGTACGCGCCACCTCTTCAAGCTTTTCGAGGCGCTTGACGTAGGCGTCGAGGCTCTCTCTGCGCGCGCCGGGGCGCGAGGCGCTTACGGCGTCAGCCGCGGCTACAAGCACCGCGTAGATGGTGAGAGGCTCTTCGTCCTCATGGTGCGAGGCGATGGCGTTTACGATGTCGGGCGTTTCGCCGTAACGCTTGGCGAGGTCCGCGCCTATTTTCGCGTGCGATCCTTCGACCTGGTGGTCTACAGCCTTGCCTATATCATGCAAAAGGCCGGCTCTTCTGGCCTTTATTTCATCAAGTCCTAGTTCCGCCGCCATGACTCCCGCGAGGTGCGCCACTTCAAGGCTGTGGCTCAGAGCGTTCTGTCCGTAGCTGGTGCGGTAGCGCAGCTGGCCTATGATCTTCGCAAGCTCGCCGTTCATGTTTTTGATGCCGGTCTCAAGCAGTGCCTCTTCGGCCGTCTCCAGGATCTGTATCTGTACATCCTTCTCAGCGCGTTCTATGATTTCTTCTATGCGTGCGGGATGGATGCGGCCGTCAACGACGAGCCTCTCCAGCGAAAGGCGGGCCACTTCGCGGCGCACAGGGTCAAAGCTTGAAAGCGTCACCGCTTCCGGCGTATCGTCAACAATAAGGTCCACTCCGGTGAGAGTTTCAAATGTTCTGATGTTGCGTCCTTCGCGGCCGATTATGCGCCCCTTCATCTCGTCAGAGGGAAGGTTGACGACGCTCACGACCACGTCGGAGGTGAAATCTACGCTGCAGCGCTGTATCGCCGTAGCTACGACTTCCTGAGCTTTGCGGTCAGCTTCGCGCTTAGCGCGCTCCTCGAGCTCCTTCAGACGAAGGCCTATCAGATGGTTCGCGTCGCTTTCGACCTCGGCCAAAAGCTGATCGCGGGCCTCTTCCCGGGTAAGCTGAGCTATCTGCTCCAGTTTTTCGATAAGTTCCTGTTCCTGCGCGGAGAGCCTGTTTAACTTCTCCTGCACCTGATCGTTGCGGTTCTTCAGCTCATCTTCCTTGCGGCCGATGTTCTCGATTTTTTTGTCGAGGTTTTCTTCTTTTTGTTCAAGCCTGCGCTCGGAACGCTGGAGCTCGCTTCTGCGGTCTTTTGTATCGCGGTCCAATTCCTGCCGCAGCCTGTGTATCTCTTCTTTGCCCTCCGCCAGAATGTCGCGCTTCGCAGCTTCAGCCTTTTTCACGGCCTCCTGCATGATGCGCTCTGATTCTGACAAGGCTCCTCTGAACTTCTTTTCTTCACTTTTTTTGTGATATGTAAAACCGGCAAGGGCGCCGACTGCGAGCCCTGTGATTATACACAGCACGGTTGTTAAAAAATCCATATTCTTTCACCTCATTATCGATTGTCATGGTTCGTACAGTTAAAAATTTTGTAGACGTAAAATAATATTAAAATGAAATTAATGATGCATTTTATGTCAACAACAGGTATTGTACCTAAAAGAAGCGGCTTTCACAAGAGGCTTTGAAGTCATTATTTATTTTTGTTTAAGGAAATGGTCTGGACCATCCAAAGCAGGCGGCGCCTTTTCATATTTACGCAGGATATCCTTGATGTTCGACATGAAAATACCATATAATTGTCCTATGATAGTCCTGAAAAAGACAAAAGGGGGCGCTCCTTTATGGATGTTTTAAAAAAATTCGCCGCGGCACTGCTTCTTTTCCTCTTATTTGCGCCCGTCGGGGCGCACGCCGCCATTGGACGCGCCGACGCAAAGAGGATATGGGAAAAAGTGGCGGCGCCTACGGAGCTTACAGAGCTTCCCTTCATTATAAAAGAAGAAAATACGCCAAACGCGTGGGTGACGAACGGAGAATCAGTCACGGTGACTACGGGGCTGCTTGCCCTGCTTGAAACGGAGGCCGAACTCTACGCCGTCTTCGGCCATGAGGCCGGCCACGTAAAGCTCAACCATCTGCAAAAAAGCGCGTCAAAGAGCGCGGGGCTGTCGGTAGCCGCGGGGCTGCTCAGCCAGATTTTCGGAAACGGCATCGGAAACGTCGCGGTCAACGTCGGCGCAAACCTTATAAACTCAGGCTGGAGCCGCGAGCAGGAGATAGAGGCCGACGATTATTCTGTGGCGCTCGCCGCTGCGAACAAAGAAGACCCTGTCGGGATGTACAGCGCGATAAGCCGGCTCGCGCAGGTGAACAACACTCAGCCAAGCGGCTTTAATTCGCACCCACCGGACGACCGCAGGCTAGAACATATAAAAAAGACCATTTTAAAAATAAAGCCAGATGCAGAATTTCCCAACTAAACGACGGGGCGCCCCTTTTTTCTTAGAGGGCGCCCCGTTTATATCTTTTCTTAAGTTTAGTTACGCCTTGATGTACGAGCAGAGATACTGCACCGGCACGTAGCAGCGGAAGCCGTATTTTGAATCGGCGGGAAGAGTGAAGCTTTCTCCGGCCTTTACGTCCATCCAGCCGTCGGCGCCCGGCATCTTCACCTGGCATACACCGTCTGTGATGTCCATGATCTCAGAGTCGCCCACGCCGAACTCATACTCGCCCGGAAGGAAAAGGCCCAGCGTCTTACGGTCTCCGTTTGGCATAAACACAGTGTGGCTCACCACTTTACCGTCAAAATAGACATTAGCCTTTGCCACAGCGGTTACATTTTCGAGCTTTTCTATCATAAAAACGCCTCCCAGAAAATATTATATGATAAATAATAGTGTCCAATTAGCCAGAAGTCCAGTAGAATAATCAATAATGAAAAACCAATCATTACGAGAGAAGGATTTTTGAATGTCTCTTTGCTACATATTTCAAAACGGAAAAATAATCCTCACCGCCGACGGCCGCGTGCCGGAGAGGGGCGAGTGCGCGGAGCTTCGCCGCGGCGTCATAAACCGAGGGCTGTTGGACAAAGAAGAGCCAGACGGAGACCTCTGGGCGGAGCTTTCGCCGGAGACCGAACTTTGCGCCGGAATGGACGCCTGCGAACGGCGCGTCAGTTGGACGTCGGTCGGAGAGGAACAGTTCTTTCGCATAGGAAAAGCCTTCCACTACATGGACTGGCAGCGGACGCACAGATTCTGCGGCAAATGCGGGGCGCCCGCGCGCTTTGACGCCTCCGAACTTGCGATGCGCTGCGAACGGTGCGGAGAATTATACTATCCCGTCATCTGCCCCGCCGTCATCGTCTGCGTTGAAAAAGAGGGACGCATACTGCTCGGACATGGCGTCAACTTCCCAAAAGGCCGCTACAGCGTCCTCGCCGGCTTCGTCGAACCGGGCGAAAGCCTTGAAGAATGTGTGGCGCGCGAAGTCTACGAAGAATCAAACATCCGCGTCAAAAACATAAAATATTTCATGAGCCAGCCGTGGGCCTTCCCGCGCTCGCTGATGCTCGGCTTCACCGCCGAATGGGCGGAAGGCGAGATCAAGCCGCAGCTTTCCGAACTGACCGACGTCCGCTGGTTCGCGCCAGACGAGATACCGGACTACTACCGCGGCGTAAGCATCTCCGCCAAACTTATAGAACATTTCATAAATAAACAGACAAACTACCGATGATGCAGACAGTCGCTTTCGCGATAATAAAAAGAAGGGGGTACCGCCATGTTTGACGAAAAAGGGCTGATACAGATCTACACAGGAAACGGCAAAGGCAAAACCACAGCCGCGCTGGGACTTGTCCTGCGCGCCTCGGGGCACGGCGCGAAAATCGCGGTCGTGCAGTTCATGAAAGGCTGGGACGGATACGGCGAGCTTGTCTCTCTGCCGCGCGTGCCAAACGTCACGCACGTTCACACCGGGCGCACAAAATGTATATTCCGCGGCGACGAGATACAGGAAGACTTCGACGAAGCGGCGCGCGGCTTTGCGCTCGCGGCGGAGTTTTTAGCCTCCGGCCAGTACGACCTGGTAGTTCTCGACGAAATAAACGTAGCCGTAGACTTTGGACTTATAAAGGCGGGCGACGTCATAAAGGCGCTTGCAGAAAAAGCCCCGCGCACAGAGGCGGTGCTCACCGGCAGAAACGCGCCCGATGAATTTATAAAGGCCGCCGACTTCGTCACAGAGATGAAAGAGATCAAGCACCCGTATCAAAATGGCGTCGCCGCAAGAAAAGGCGTTGAATTTTAAAACCCTTTCAAATTATCTAAAATGATTCTTGACAAAATTAGATAATGGCGATAAACTAAAACTGTTCTGAATAAAAGACGGCAATTAGCGTTAAAGCACTGACAATAAAGAATAACACTCAAGGAGGAAATTTAATTATGGCAACTCAGGAAAATTTCGCAACAGCATTCGCAGGAGAATCACAGGCAAATCGTAAATATCTTCTTTACGCCGACCAGGCGGAGAAAGACGGCTTTCCCGGCATCGCGAAGCTCTTCCGCGCGACAGCGGCGGCCGAGACCATCCACGCGTTCGCAGAATTCCGCGCAATGGGCGGAGTAGGCACCACAGCCTCCAACCTTCAGGC
This window of the Cloacibacillus sp. genome carries:
- a CDS encoding TIGR00282 family metallophosphoesterase, coding for MRILFIGDIMGRPGREAAARAIPKLREEFGGFDFVIANGENSAGGFGLTEKVMNELFSSGIDILTNGNHVWDKKDFIPLLDSETAVLRPANHPDGTRGRGFAVYEKNGEKLGVMCLQGRTFMPPLDCPFQTAERLARECRVPSIFVDIHAEATSEKRALAVYLDGKVSAVVGTHTHVQTADEEILPGGTAFLTDAGMTGGHAGIIGMTAQSVLPKFLTGTPCKFEISEEGVKFQGVVVDIDSETGRALDIRRINTAVER
- the rny gene encoding ribonuclease Y, encoding MDFLTTVLCIITGLAVGALAGFTYHKKSEEKKFRGALSESERIMQEAVKKAEAAKRDILAEGKEEIHRLRQELDRDTKDRRSELQRSERRLEQKEENLDKKIENIGRKEDELKNRNDQVQEKLNRLSAQEQELIEKLEQIAQLTREEARDQLLAEVESDANHLIGLRLKELEERAKREADRKAQEVVATAIQRCSVDFTSDVVVSVVNLPSDEMKGRIIGREGRNIRTFETLTGVDLIVDDTPEAVTLSSFDPVRREVARLSLERLVVDGRIHPARIEEIIERAEKDVQIQILETAEEALLETGIKNMNGELAKIIGQLRYRTSYGQNALSHSLEVAHLAGVMAAELGLDEIKARRAGLLHDIGKAVDHQVEGSHAKIGADLAKRYGETPDIVNAIASHHEDEEPLTIYAVLVAAADAVSASRPGARRESLDAYVKRLEKLEEVARTFSGVSKAFAIQAGREVRVAVAPTVTDDGEMQKLAYDIARKIEEELRYPGQIKVTLIRETRAVDYAK
- a CDS encoding M48 family metallopeptidase — encoded protein: MDVLKKFAAALLLFLLFAPVGAHAAIGRADAKRIWEKVAAPTELTELPFIIKEENTPNAWVTNGESVTVTTGLLALLETEAELYAVFGHEAGHVKLNHLQKSASKSAGLSVAAGLLSQIFGNGIGNVAVNVGANLINSGWSREQEIEADDYSVALAAANKEDPVGMYSAISRLAQVNNTQPSGFNSHPPDDRRLEHIKKTILKIKPDAEFPN
- a CDS encoding pyrimidine/purine nucleoside phosphorylase, which encodes MIEKLENVTAVAKANVYFDGKVVSHTVFMPNGDRKTLGLFLPGEYEFGVGDSEIMDITDGVCQVKMPGADGWMDVKAGESFTLPADSKYGFRCYVPVQYLCSYIKA
- the nudC gene encoding NAD(+) diphosphatase — its product is MSLCYIFQNGKIILTADGRVPERGECAELRRGVINRGLLDKEEPDGDLWAELSPETELCAGMDACERRVSWTSVGEEQFFRIGKAFHYMDWQRTHRFCGKCGAPARFDASELAMRCERCGELYYPVICPAVIVCVEKEGRILLGHGVNFPKGRYSVLAGFVEPGESLEECVAREVYEESNIRVKNIKYFMSQPWAFPRSLMLGFTAEWAEGEIKPQLSELTDVRWFAPDEIPDYYRGVSISAKLIEHFINKQTNYR
- the cobO gene encoding cob(I)yrinic acid a,c-diamide adenosyltransferase — encoded protein: MFDEKGLIQIYTGNGKGKTTAALGLVLRASGHGAKIAVVQFMKGWDGYGELVSLPRVPNVTHVHTGRTKCIFRGDEIQEDFDEAARGFALAAEFLASGQYDLVVLDEINVAVDFGLIKAGDVIKALAEKAPRTEAVLTGRNAPDEFIKAADFVTEMKEIKHPYQNGVAARKGVEF